The following coding sequences are from one Luteolibacter yonseiensis window:
- a CDS encoding polyamine aminopropyltransferase — protein MTSRTDALTPTPRSRWALGLLMFLLGGCGLAYEYTLSKIASDLLGNSVQQWATMIATMLFAMGMGADFQKHTPADRLADRLISSQIALAVLGGFGPLIMIHGFALLPQLYIIIQYALAFTVGLLIGYEIPLVMRINEESEPDMRFNLAQVLKMDYVGALVGALLWTFLLVRYLSIERISFIVALATIASSVLCYFLYRRRLSGPRARVCEIAGATVLVTLGFVFGRGLTLRAEQFLYRDPIVTSLTTPFQHVVLTQNRSGNLRCYINGHLQFNEADEQIYHENLVHPAMHIAPRREKILILGGGDGLALREVLKYPEVREVTLVDLDPMMTDLATNDPHLVRMNGGSLSDPRVTRRAATGINPGVEYRAAQTSQYELFPTETHEIATLHVINLDAAEFVKTMDSGHDVVFMDFPDPNSPDLAKLYGRPFYDHLRNRLNPGAVIVQQSGGCFQAREAFLCIGRTLQAAGFNAVPYHDNVPSFGEWGWWIATMGRSAEQTRNALGGLGKLQVPTRYLTPELVSASLAFGKNDLFSNHQDFTSLTEPRVYHYHLQGWNIEETP, from the coding sequence ATGACAAGCCGGACGGATGCCCTGACTCCCACGCCCCGCAGCCGCTGGGCGCTGGGATTGCTGATGTTCCTGCTCGGCGGCTGCGGACTGGCCTACGAATACACCCTGAGCAAGATCGCATCGGATCTGTTGGGAAATTCCGTGCAACAGTGGGCGACGATGATCGCCACGATGCTCTTCGCGATGGGCATGGGGGCGGATTTCCAAAAACACACGCCGGCGGACCGGTTGGCGGACCGCCTCATCAGCTCGCAGATCGCCCTGGCGGTGCTGGGAGGATTCGGCCCGCTGATCATGATCCACGGCTTCGCGCTGCTGCCGCAGCTTTACATCATCATCCAGTACGCGCTGGCCTTCACCGTCGGCTTGCTCATCGGTTACGAAATCCCTCTGGTCATGCGGATCAACGAGGAGTCCGAACCGGACATGCGGTTCAATCTCGCCCAGGTCCTGAAAATGGACTACGTCGGCGCGCTGGTGGGAGCCCTGCTGTGGACCTTCCTGCTGGTGCGTTACCTGAGCATCGAGCGCATCAGCTTCATCGTCGCACTGGCGACCATCGCCTCCTCGGTGCTGTGTTATTTCCTCTATCGAAGACGGCTATCCGGGCCACGCGCCCGGGTATGCGAAATCGCCGGTGCCACGGTGCTGGTCACGCTGGGCTTTGTTTTCGGACGCGGTCTCACGCTCCGGGCGGAACAATTCCTCTACCGCGATCCCATCGTCACCTCGCTGACAACCCCGTTCCAACACGTCGTCCTCACCCAGAACCGCAGCGGAAACCTGCGCTGCTACATCAACGGCCACCTCCAGTTCAACGAGGCGGACGAGCAGATCTACCATGAAAACCTCGTCCATCCCGCCATGCACATCGCCCCGAGGCGGGAAAAAATCCTCATCCTCGGCGGCGGGGATGGCCTCGCCTTGCGTGAGGTCCTGAAATACCCGGAGGTCCGCGAGGTCACCCTGGTGGATCTGGACCCGATGATGACCGATCTGGCCACGAACGATCCGCACCTCGTGCGGATGAACGGCGGCAGCTTGTCCGATCCACGGGTCACGCGGAGGGCGGCGACCGGGATCAATCCGGGAGTGGAGTACCGGGCGGCGCAAACCAGCCAATACGAGCTGTTTCCCACCGAGACCCATGAGATCGCGACACTCCACGTCATCAATCTGGACGCCGCCGAGTTCGTGAAGACCATGGATTCCGGGCATGACGTCGTGTTCATGGATTTTCCCGATCCAAACTCGCCGGACCTTGCCAAGCTTTATGGCCGCCCGTTCTACGACCATCTGAGGAACCGGCTCAATCCCGGAGCCGTGATCGTCCAGCAATCCGGCGGCTGCTTCCAAGCCCGCGAGGCGTTCCTCTGCATCGGCCGCACCCTCCAGGCCGCCGGATTCAACGCGGTGCCCTACCACGACAATGTCCCCTCATTCGGAGAATGGGGCTGGTGGATCGCCACCATGGGAAGATCCGCGGAGCAAACCCGGAACGCACTCGGCGGTCTCGGGAAATTGCAGGTGCCCACCCGCTACCTCACGCCCGAACTGGTATCGGCATCCCTTGCGTTTGGAAAAAACGACCTCTTTTCCAATCATCAGGATTTTACTTCTCTGACAGAACCACGCGTCTATCACTATCACCTCCAAGGTTGGAACATCGAAGAAACCCCATGA
- a CDS encoding phage regulatory CII family protein, translating into MESHDVLKQALRKTTPKAVAAELGVSLSLVYKWAEKPTELSAGSKNPLDRLLQIIDLSGDNGIVEWLCRQQGGHFVKDPDVSGHQVDHVLPATQEIIGQFSDLLNEISNAADDHSVTKEESIAIRQCWDKLKSYAEGFVRACENGDYKTMVR; encoded by the coding sequence ATGGAAAGCCATGATGTGTTGAAACAAGCGTTACGAAAAACCACCCCCAAGGCGGTCGCCGCCGAACTGGGAGTGTCCTTGTCGCTGGTTTACAAATGGGCGGAGAAGCCCACTGAACTCAGTGCGGGCAGCAAGAATCCGCTCGACCGCCTGCTGCAGATCATCGACCTCAGTGGTGACAACGGAATCGTGGAGTGGCTTTGCCGTCAGCAAGGCGGGCATTTTGTGAAAGATCCGGATGTGAGCGGCCATCAGGTGGACCACGTGTTACCTGCCACGCAGGAGATCATCGGGCAATTTTCGGATTTACTGAACGAAATTTCGAACGCGGCGGACGATCATTCCGTCACCAAGGAGGAGTCGATCGCGATCCGCCAGTGCTGGGACAAGCTCAAGAGCTACGCGGAAGGTTTCGTGCGTGCCTGCGAGAACGGTGATTACAAGACGATGGTCCGTTAA
- a CDS encoding DUF350 domain-containing protein, producing the protein MNEHFQVWFDTSSVVGIFTSPAILYFAVGLLLVLLAKPVKGLTTRYHLSDELTKHDNKAVGVATAGYIFGVLTLIRGVLISGGNPASSLGRDLLSVALWTVISLSLLLASAWINRKFLLNQFEVHKELITDRNVGTGAVLAGTYIGTAFMISASISGTTGGGLGMEILDTLVYFVIGQLGFILLGAIYQRTCGYDIHGEIERDNEGAGLAFGATLIALAILISGQIRRDDSLVALAVWIPISLFVLLGSRWLVDLVVLPDARIHDEIARDRNWGVALIEGAAAIGVALLLDASFS; encoded by the coding sequence GTGAACGAACATTTCCAAGTCTGGTTCGACACCTCCTCCGTTGTCGGAATCTTCACATCTCCCGCCATCCTTTACTTCGCCGTGGGATTGCTGCTCGTCCTGCTGGCCAAGCCGGTCAAGGGCCTGACCACCCGTTATCACCTCAGTGACGAACTGACAAAACACGACAACAAGGCTGTCGGAGTCGCAACCGCTGGTTATATCTTCGGCGTGCTCACCCTCATCCGTGGCGTGCTGATTTCGGGAGGAAATCCTGCCAGCTCACTCGGGCGGGATTTGTTATCTGTCGCGCTCTGGACCGTTATCTCCCTTTCCCTGCTGCTCGCATCGGCATGGATCAACCGGAAGTTCTTGCTTAACCAGTTCGAGGTTCACAAGGAGCTCATCACGGACCGCAACGTCGGCACCGGTGCGGTTCTGGCAGGCACCTACATCGGCACCGCCTTCATGATCTCGGCCTCCATCAGCGGCACCACCGGCGGCGGACTTGGCATGGAAATCCTCGATACCCTCGTTTACTTCGTCATCGGCCAGCTCGGGTTCATCCTGCTCGGAGCCATCTACCAACGCACCTGCGGTTATGACATCCACGGGGAGATCGAACGCGACAACGAAGGCGCTGGACTCGCATTCGGAGCCACGCTCATCGCGCTCGCCATCCTCATTTCCGGGCAGATCCGCCGTGACGACTCGCTCGTCGCGCTCGCGGTGTGGATTCCCATCTCCCTTTTCGTCCTGCTCGGCAGCCGCTGGCTGGTGGATCTCGTGGTCCTGCCGGACGCACGCATCCATGATGAAATCGCACGCGACAGGAACTGGGGTGTGGCTCTCATCGAGGGAGCCGCCGCCATCGGAGTCGCACTGTTGCTGGACGCATCGTTTTCCTGA
- the rpmI gene encoding 50S ribosomal protein L35, which yields MPRVGGKAKTRKAVAKRFKVTGTGKILRRKQGARHLLQGKNSKRKRRLGQAALVSDADLRNVRENLPFSH from the coding sequence ATGCCAAGAGTCGGAGGAAAAGCAAAAACACGGAAAGCCGTTGCCAAGCGTTTCAAAGTCACTGGAACAGGGAAAATTCTACGTCGCAAACAAGGGGCCCGCCACTTGTTGCAAGGCAAGAACAGCAAGCGCAAGCGTCGTCTTGGGCAAGCTGCTCTCGTCTCTGACGCTGACCTTCGTAACGTCAGAGAGAATCTTCCTTTCTCCCATTGA
- a CDS encoding MFS transporter, producing MPEVQSPLRLPLFRALWLGSIVSNIGTTMNDTAAVWTMTTLTGSPTMVSLMQAMSSLPLFLFALPAGALADLVNRRRLILFAQAGALLTALGMAVMVWIAMLNQSLLLLATFLLGVAAAFTTPAWQALIPEIVGRPQLAPAIALNGVGYNIARALGPIAGGLLLASFGPAPVFALNALSFVAVIVVMNTGNYIATPRSAQREQMLGAMAAAIRYVSHSSPMQSVLARGGVHIFAAVAPVVLLPIIVHSRGWNASDFGLMMGCYGSGAILSAIFVMHRLRARFSYDQVLLGGSLASALAAMLVAFVPGKILLGMVLVLAGGAWLTGMNTFSVASQSAFPNWVRARSSAIYLVVMQGSAALGAVVWGQISGHFNAQTALGVAAACLVVSGILSRLLPISHVENLDLRPSDHWNGHALANEPAPDDGPILVTIEYHIDPEEASAFRAAMFHLREIRLRDGAFRCSVFVDLEDATLYRETFLVGSWAEHIRQHERVTMEDQRVELAVLAFHRGEEAPVVRHLVMTNLRERRA from the coding sequence ATGCCCGAGGTTCAGTCACCGCTGCGATTGCCATTGTTCAGGGCGCTTTGGCTGGGGAGCATCGTCTCGAACATCGGCACCACGATGAATGACACGGCGGCGGTGTGGACGATGACGACACTGACCGGATCTCCGACGATGGTCTCGCTGATGCAGGCGATGTCGAGTCTGCCGCTGTTTCTCTTCGCCCTGCCGGCGGGTGCTCTCGCGGATCTGGTGAACCGGAGGCGGCTCATTCTTTTCGCACAGGCGGGGGCCCTGCTCACAGCCCTGGGCATGGCGGTCATGGTATGGATCGCAATGTTGAACCAGTCCCTGCTGTTGCTGGCGACGTTCCTGCTCGGGGTGGCGGCGGCGTTCACCACCCCGGCATGGCAGGCTCTCATCCCGGAAATCGTCGGCAGGCCACAACTCGCTCCGGCCATTGCCTTGAACGGCGTGGGCTACAACATCGCGCGGGCGCTGGGGCCCATCGCGGGTGGACTGTTGCTGGCGTCGTTTGGCCCGGCACCGGTTTTCGCATTGAACGCGTTGTCGTTCGTGGCGGTGATCGTGGTGATGAACACCGGCAACTACATCGCCACCCCGCGAAGCGCACAGCGCGAGCAGATGCTGGGAGCGATGGCGGCGGCGATCCGCTACGTAAGTCATTCCTCTCCCATGCAATCGGTGCTGGCGCGGGGAGGCGTGCACATTTTCGCGGCGGTGGCTCCGGTCGTTCTACTGCCCATCATCGTGCATTCGCGGGGTTGGAACGCGTCGGATTTCGGCTTGATGATGGGGTGCTATGGTTCGGGCGCGATCCTCTCGGCCATCTTTGTCATGCACCGGCTGCGGGCGAGATTTTCCTACGACCAGGTCCTGTTGGGAGGGAGTCTGGCATCCGCGCTGGCCGCGATGCTGGTCGCCTTCGTGCCAGGAAAAATCCTGTTGGGCATGGTGCTGGTTCTTGCCGGGGGCGCGTGGCTGACGGGGATGAACACCTTCAGCGTCGCTTCGCAAAGCGCGTTTCCCAACTGGGTCCGCGCCCGGAGTTCGGCGATCTATCTGGTGGTGATGCAGGGTTCCGCGGCGTTGGGAGCGGTCGTATGGGGGCAGATTTCCGGTCATTTCAACGCCCAGACGGCGCTCGGTGTGGCGGCGGCGTGTTTGGTGGTCAGCGGGATCCTGAGCCGCCTGCTGCCGATCAGTCATGTGGAGAATCTGGATTTGAGGCCTTCGGACCATTGGAATGGCCACGCGCTTGCCAATGAACCCGCGCCGGATGACGGGCCGATCCTGGTCACCATCGAGTATCACATCGACCCGGAGGAGGCGTCCGCCTTCCGGGCGGCGATGTTCCACCTGAGGGAGATCCGGCTGCGGGACGGAGCGTTCCGGTGCTCGGTGTTTGTCGACCTTGAGGATGCGACGCTCTACCGGGAGACGTTTCTCGTGGGCTCATGGGCGGAACACATACGCCAGCACGAGCGGGTGACCATGGAGGACCAACGTGTCGAACTGGCGGTGCTTGCATTTCACCGGGGGGAGGAGGCTCCGGTGGTGAGGCATCTGGTGATGACAAACCTCCGCGAACGCCGGGCGTAA
- the rplT gene encoding 50S ribosomal protein L20 gives MPRATNSPASRARRKRTLLRAKGFRGFRSKLFRYAKDAVRKAMTYEYRDRKRRKGQFRRLWTQRINAACRNEDLTYSRFIEGLKAAGIEADRKILSDLAVNDAAAFSAIIAQAKKALEAKASKAA, from the coding sequence ATGCCACGTGCCACCAACTCACCGGCCAGCCGCGCCCGCCGCAAGCGGACGTTGCTCCGTGCCAAGGGTTTCCGCGGTTTCCGCTCGAAACTCTTCCGTTACGCCAAGGACGCAGTCCGCAAGGCGATGACGTATGAATATCGCGACCGGAAGCGCCGCAAGGGCCAGTTCCGCCGTCTGTGGACCCAGCGTATCAACGCTGCCTGCCGCAACGAGGATCTGACCTACTCGCGCTTCATCGAAGGCCTGAAAGCCGCCGGTATCGAAGCCGACCGCAAGATCCTCTCGGATCTCGCCGTCAACGATGCCGCAGCCTTCTCCGCCATCATCGCGCAGGCCAAGAAAGCCCTCGAAGCAAAAGCTTCCAAGGCTGCCTGA
- a CDS encoding FtsK/SpoIIIE family DNA translocase, which yields MAAKDNKKRGEEPEPTRWSNEIIGIIWVTAGLLLLLSLVKYSPADLRGPSKLWLIGPFLEPMADKSGAPSENLIGNVGGILGFLQILLFGAASYLIPVGFIWFGVVKLAFDSRIWPRAVMGFCVILLAGATWLDASAVFFADWAQRCSTNGPGGVIGHGISGSILSSVIGRAGTIILTTAAYLIAVILLTGQHPVRFIKACYRLGRMRFSEWRENRSEVGKIAAREAEMLAMRERQREQRRVERETAKSATTAKTAAAADDPQSMLPLRETPPPQIIDSSQRRINEAFEPGTKPFERKKPAGHQFLSVTGFENYELPGFDLLDIDDTVPAPEANREELLQTQKTIIDTLQAFGIEVSAGDITRGPTITRYEIYPSTGLRVSRISQLEADIARATCAERINILAPIPGKDTVGIEIANSQKVAVPLHELLHDPEFRSAKKKIPLALGKDVYGKTVIGDLAAMPHCLVAGATGSGKSVCINSIIASMLFKFGPDELRFIMVDPKVVEMQMYNRLPHLVVPVVTDPKKTVAALKWVVNEMEKRYRIFAKEGVRNFDSFNTRPRPEKETVIEPEQEPEPELPVDDEAIESIAMALESGELGPEADLEDDDAMLFEDRIPDKFPYIVVLIDELADLMQTAPADVEMCIARIAQKARAAGIHLIIATQTPRADVVTGIIKANIPCRIAFQVSSALDSRVILDTKGADKLVGKGDMLYLPPGSAKLERAQGAFVTDQEIERIIDHCAKQGAPKFETDIQASINSEDGEGEDDDVSQADEELIMKCIEVVRQEQKASTSLLQRRLRLGYTRAARMVDILEQRGIVGPGEGAKAREVFLK from the coding sequence ATGGCAGCCAAGGATAACAAGAAGCGGGGCGAGGAACCGGAGCCTACCCGATGGTCGAACGAAATCATCGGGATCATCTGGGTGACGGCGGGTCTCCTGCTGCTTCTATCGCTGGTGAAATACAGTCCGGCGGATCTGCGCGGGCCGTCCAAACTGTGGCTCATCGGTCCCTTCCTGGAACCGATGGCGGATAAATCCGGCGCTCCTAGTGAGAATCTCATCGGAAACGTGGGTGGCATCCTTGGCTTTTTACAAATCCTGCTTTTCGGAGCGGCGAGTTATCTGATCCCTGTGGGATTCATCTGGTTCGGAGTGGTCAAGCTCGCGTTTGACTCCCGCATCTGGCCGCGCGCGGTGATGGGCTTTTGTGTGATCCTGCTTGCGGGGGCCACCTGGCTCGACGCGTCAGCGGTCTTTTTCGCGGATTGGGCGCAACGCTGCAGCACGAACGGGCCGGGCGGCGTCATCGGTCACGGCATCAGCGGCTCCATCCTCAGCTCCGTCATCGGGCGGGCGGGAACCATCATATTGACGACAGCGGCCTATTTGATCGCGGTGATATTGCTGACCGGCCAGCACCCCGTACGGTTCATCAAGGCATGCTACCGTCTCGGTCGCATGCGTTTTTCCGAATGGCGTGAGAATCGCAGCGAGGTTGGGAAAATCGCCGCGCGTGAGGCGGAGATGCTCGCCATGCGCGAACGCCAGCGCGAGCAACGCCGCGTGGAGCGGGAAACCGCGAAATCCGCCACCACCGCGAAGACCGCCGCTGCCGCAGACGATCCGCAGTCCATGCTCCCCCTGCGCGAGACACCTCCGCCACAGATCATCGATTCTTCACAACGCCGGATCAATGAAGCCTTCGAACCCGGAACCAAGCCCTTCGAGCGCAAGAAACCTGCCGGTCACCAATTCCTCTCCGTCACCGGATTCGAAAACTACGAACTGCCCGGCTTCGACCTTTTGGATATTGATGACACCGTCCCGGCACCCGAGGCGAATCGGGAGGAGCTGCTCCAGACCCAGAAGACCATCATCGACACCCTGCAGGCCTTTGGCATCGAGGTGAGCGCGGGAGACATCACCCGTGGTCCGACGATCACGCGGTATGAAATCTACCCTTCCACGGGTCTCCGCGTCTCCCGCATCTCCCAACTGGAGGCGGACATCGCCCGGGCGACCTGTGCGGAACGCATCAACATCCTCGCGCCGATCCCCGGCAAGGACACGGTCGGCATCGAGATCGCGAACTCCCAGAAGGTCGCGGTGCCTTTGCACGAACTGCTGCACGATCCCGAATTCCGCTCGGCGAAAAAGAAGATCCCGCTCGCGCTCGGCAAGGATGTCTACGGCAAGACCGTCATCGGCGATCTGGCCGCCATGCCGCACTGTCTCGTCGCCGGTGCCACGGGCTCGGGCAAATCCGTCTGCATCAACTCGATCATCGCATCCATGCTCTTCAAGTTCGGGCCGGATGAGCTGCGCTTCATCATGGTGGATCCGAAGGTGGTGGAAATGCAGATGTACAACCGCCTGCCGCACCTGGTGGTGCCCGTCGTCACCGACCCGAAGAAGACTGTCGCCGCGCTCAAGTGGGTGGTGAACGAAATGGAGAAACGCTACCGCATTTTCGCCAAGGAAGGGGTGCGGAATTTCGACAGTTTCAACACCCGCCCACGTCCTGAGAAGGAAACCGTCATCGAGCCGGAACAGGAACCGGAGCCCGAACTGCCGGTGGATGATGAGGCCATCGAGTCCATCGCCATGGCTCTCGAATCCGGCGAACTTGGTCCGGAGGCGGATCTTGAGGACGACGACGCGATGCTCTTCGAGGACCGCATCCCGGACAAGTTTCCCTACATCGTGGTCCTCATCGACGAGCTTGCGGACCTCATGCAGACCGCCCCTGCGGACGTGGAGATGTGCATCGCCCGCATCGCCCAGAAAGCACGTGCGGCGGGGATCCATCTCATCATCGCCACCCAGACGCCGCGTGCGGATGTGGTGACAGGTATCATCAAGGCGAACATCCCGTGCCGCATCGCATTCCAGGTTTCCTCCGCATTGGACTCCCGCGTCATTCTCGACACCAAGGGAGCCGACAAGCTCGTGGGCAAGGGAGACATGCTCTATCTGCCACCGGGTTCCGCGAAACTGGAGCGTGCGCAGGGTGCCTTCGTGACCGACCAGGAAATCGAACGGATCATCGACCACTGTGCCAAGCAGGGGGCGCCGAAATTCGAGACCGACATCCAGGCCTCCATCAACAGCGAGGACGGGGAAGGGGAGGATGACGATGTCTCACAAGCCGATGAGGAACTCATCATGAAATGCATCGAAGTGGTGCGTCAGGAGCAAAAGGCCAGCACCTCTCTGCTTCAACGCCGCCTGCGCCTCGGCTACACCCGTGCCGCGCGCATGGTCGACATTCTGGAACAGCGTGGAATCGTCGGTCCGGGCGAGGGTGCCAAGGCCCGCGAGGTTTTCCTGAAGTGA
- a CDS encoding RDD family protein, with protein MKTKSDGGDESATGAVNFNTRATAAVIDGVISTGITILLALLLPTKVAMLGGFAYLVIRDSLPFLGGQSVGKKAMKIQAVTLEGKSLISDWQTALIRNGPLLIPLFAFVELYILLTREEKPERGRRLGDEWAKTKVIVETKPSQQDEIG; from the coding sequence ATGAAGACCAAAAGTGATGGCGGCGATGAATCGGCCACGGGGGCGGTGAATTTCAACACCCGCGCGACCGCGGCGGTCATCGACGGAGTGATTTCCACGGGAATCACGATTTTACTGGCTCTCCTTCTCCCGACCAAGGTCGCGATGTTGGGAGGATTCGCGTATCTGGTCATCCGGGACTCCCTGCCGTTTCTCGGTGGCCAGAGCGTCGGGAAAAAAGCGATGAAGATCCAGGCGGTCACGTTGGAGGGGAAATCTTTGATAAGTGACTGGCAGACGGCCCTGATCCGGAATGGCCCGTTGCTCATCCCGCTGTTTGCGTTTGTGGAGTTGTATATCCTGCTCACCCGGGAGGAGAAACCGGAGCGTGGCCGCCGTTTGGGCGACGAGTGGGCGAAGACCAAAGTCATCGTGGAGACAAAACCGTCTCAACAGGATGAGATCGGGTGA